The genomic segment ATGAACTTTCCAAATAGTTTAGAAATAGTTCTTAATAACTGTATGTATTTACTGTATTAACAGTATAtcaataaattatttataacaAATTATAATGGAGCTGTAGCTGATTTAAGTCAATATGCAAGTGTTGACTAAAGTCTTTGTCACCAACTaggaaactgaaaacattttagcAACACAGTATAACATAAGTGTTAGCTTAGATAATCTGATAGTTTCAATATAATACACACTAAATGTAAACAGTAATTGGAGGATTTATAATCCACTATGTACAATACTGTTTGAAAGTCTTAGAGCACTGATTTTTTTATATCGCAATATGGGAAacaaatgatttaaaacctgtgcaaacatacatggaaatacatcatgtaaggcaaaaacagggtttgtacaattctaacaagctttaaagtcaatatttggtatgatcacctttattcttcaacactaGATGAAATCTCTTAGAAATTCTTACtggtaatttctttaagtagtcttcagtaatagttctccaggcttcatgAAGGTAATTCAAAGTTCTGGTTGGATGTTGGCTGGTTTTTGCTTCATTATCTTTCACAATGATCCCACAGGGCTttagtaatgttgaggtccagactCTGGgtaggccaatccatgactgatagtgtttcacaggggtttttttccatcaaagtttttactgcattggcagtgagTTTGGGATCAAtgtaataatgaaaaatgagTCAAATCAGGTACTTTCCAGATGGTaatgcatggtggatcaaaatctgatggtacttttctccACTCATGTTTCAGAATGTTTGGATAAGATCCCCAACACCTCACCCATACTCACTGTTGTGTCTTTGTTCTGACCTCAACCATATATAGTGACAAATATTTGAActaccactgattttcagtctggattttcagtccagttctttgGTAATTCGGCATACCTCAACCTTTTCTCAGCTGCCGTTAAGTTGCTattgaggcttcagtgaacagtagatggatcaataGATGTGTCCGGTCTTTGCAGggatggctttttaaaaaaaaaatctttatgtcATAAGGGCATGAGTTTCAGACGCTGTTGATCTGCTGTAGacagtttttggtttttatagGCCTGCCCCTGCTGTTATCCAGTGTCCTTTTAAGGACGCACACTGTACCATGCTGACATATGCCAATTTTTTGGGCGAATAGCTTTTTGagaataaacatgtttttgatttttttttgttaagctgTCTGTTATATGTAGACACAATACTGGtttatcccttgagttaggACTTCGTTTATGTTTATGCGTAAATGATTCAAAAGTTGGTGTTAAGTGGCTTcacaaacaacaagaaaacattactttgaaaatgttcaggtgcaagaactggactgaaaattaaagaaaagacaaagataGAAAGgatggagaactattgctcaagaccagtTTAAAAATGACTAGCAAGTCTGGGTCCatggaaacaaaatatatagaagtgagggatggctcaagacttttgcacagtattgtaaCTATTAACATATGTGGACATGAAATAGCATTAGAAGTGTGTTATACTGTGTCTATAAATAATTATCTGCTTATACAACACTTATGAACTCTTCATATGagtagatatagatatataagcATATCTTAGTGTGTTGTAGTGTTTCATTATCAACATTTGAGTGTATGATAAGGCAATGCAGTGACTATGATTGAAAAAAAGTTCACATGATTTATGTCTTTTAATTGTGTTTGATGTCAGGGCTTTGACCCCGAATTTAACGAGCAGCGTGACCTTTAAATATAGAGATTTTGCCCTCAGTCTctcaacattaaaaacacacacagactttaaaaatctgcacacacagacacacacttacaGACACCTACATTTGGCAAGAAACACTTAAACGGTTTCATTAATCCTTTATATGGTAGAGTACGCTCACACTGTGTAACAGGCCTATGAAAAGACTGTAGTGGTGTGAAGAAAGAAGCAGCATCAATGCTACTCAGTTAACTGAAGCCGCAACAGATATATGACTGTATCATCATGTGTGGAGCTGAAATGGCTGGTCTAATAATTAATCACCTGACACccttaagaaaaagaaaatgcttaaATCTAAATGTTCCAACTTCCCAAATGTAACCACACGTCAGTTTCCTGGTCTTTTATAAtcgcattttttaaatttagttacACCTCACCATCCTTTTTAATATTATCATTTGGACTCTGGAAAGCTATAATTCCTACTGATAAACGTTTTGTCCCATGTatgacaaacaaaacaaagtgaatAAGGGAACATAGTTCCACATTACCTGCTTCTGCTCTATACATCTTACATCTCAAGCTTTCTCACATGTCTAATCCTTTTTAAATTAATCAATTGCATATGAGATATATTAGTATTAATAAGACCACGATGAGGAGCAGGGTGTAGAAGTGATTACACTGTACTGTACATCTGTACACATGGAGGAGCAGGCAGTATCGGAGTGAACACAGTATTTAAAACTGGCTACTTCGTTCTTAGTTGCCATGGAAACGGCAAGTGTCTCATGCTTCAAGTTGGACTAAAATGTAAACATTCATTTGTAGATTTTGATCTTTTCATCTGTGTTCATGTCCACCTTTATATGGCAAACAACAAGAAGAGCAAATCTTCAGTCTGCTTGAAACGCTCCGATAGATGAGATTCTCTcatttcatctctttcagcTCTTCCAGGAGAGCATTTCTCTACCAAACCCTGACTTCTGACCTCTCTATCAGGCGATAAAACACATCTTTCCTATCCAGCGTCACAAACAAGTAAAAGCCTCCAAGGttctgaaatgtttaaaaaaaaaaaaaaattcaaagtagccttttccacattttcagCTAAATTCATCAAAAGCATACTCGTCCTTGacaaacacatgcatgcattgcaaacacacatacacacacgcacgcacacatctCAGCTGTAGTTGTAGGTGAAGTTATATGAGCTAGGCTCCTTTGGCACAGGAGGCGGCGCTTCCGGGATCGTGATGTTCTCAAGGTCGAGGAGGCGGAGCTTCATCTCCATGCTGATGAGAGTATCTAGGTCACTGCGTGTCAGGTCACTGCCCATCTCTCTGCCCAGCAGCGCACACAGCCCATCAGTCCAGATACAATActgcacatatgcacacacacacagaaacatgaaggtgaACCACAGCCAGGCCTATATGAGGGAAAATATCCAAgaaggttttttgtgtgttttttatgttaGCTGATTTCTGAGAGCAGCTTTTAGACCTTTAGCTGAAGGTTCTACAACAAACACCCGGACCAGGCTCTTAAGctatttttgaaatatttgattgttttacaataataaaaaaaaacagcattaacATTTTATCACCTTTTAAAGTCAATATAGAGAATGTATTAGCAAACAGCTGATAGTTTACATAAGTGGCAAACACTGAACAACTTGGACTTCATTTGGAAGTGTTTCCATCCACCTGGCAAATGTAAGTGCAATATTAACTCACATTCTGCTTTTCACCAATTGCCAAGGGAAATATCTGGCTCTTTAGCTGCTGTGTTCACCAGCTGGTTGCTAACTTTATCTGTCTGCCATTTAGTGCTGGGAAGGTAACATACAGCAAATCTGTCAGAGCTTATTCAGCTGCCTGCTGTCGCTGGaaatgaggatgatgagagCTGTGAGACTAAGGCAAATCAGTAGATTTGCTGACTgtaaaacaaagtaaagaaGTTAATGATGCTAAAGTGTTCCACAAGGATGTGCAATTTAGGGGGAGTTAAAGCTAATTCTTTCCAAGCCCGCCACACAAATAACCACGTTTTAATAATAGAAATACTAATCAGTGCGGAtttaagttttcacatgtgCCAAACAAAAGGAAGAACAGCTGTCGTGTTATCGTGCACACATGAGCTTACCTCGTATTTGTTGGGTGCAACAAAATTAAGTGTTTCATCGGGATCATAGAGGACAGAGAAGGCCAACTCCAGCACCTCCTGAGGGAATCAGCAGGTCAAACAACTGAGTTTCTACACCGAGCGGCAGCACAGAATTAAAGGGCAGCTATGAGACTAGAATggcaattaaaaagaaagaaaatgacactaccttgttttgttttagagcACTTTTCTCCTTCATATGAGGGCAGTCCTTCCCTGTCACCACAGACTTGATATCGGAGACGGGGACTggggaaaaacagaagaaacaaacacataatcATATTCATCTATTAAGGTCAGCCTTGTGACAGACGCGGCGTGCTCTGCTGGTGACAGTGTCATTGTCTGTGTTATGAAAGACTTATTATCAGGCAGATGGAACCACTATAGTGTCTTACTCTTGTCACTGAGTAGCTCAAAAGGCACTTCACCCTGAGGTGACTCATCCAAGTCCCCGtagtgcagcactttgtgattcaGAGAGAGTCTGCAGAACCAAAACTTTTCTAGATAAAAGAAGGGGACAAGGTGCATAGTTTACAATCAGCAATCATTCATAAGAGCAAAGCGATTGCTCTGATGCTGTACTGTACCTTGCCTTCGGCGGTTGCCCAGTTTACGGAAGCAGCTTCCCTCGCACAGCCGGTTGAGTCGCTGTTGCTTGATGAGCTCTAAGATCTCGGGCTGAATTCTCTCCCGCAACTCACTGCAGCACAAAAACGCACAGTTCGGATATGATTAAAAACTCCTCAAATGCAAGAGACCACAGCCGAGACACAAGCATCGTGGGAAAGTCCATGCTGTCGTGGGCCCAGTGGCACCTACTGTGACAAACATGGGTTTTAGGATGGAGAATGACTTAAGATCGGACAGTCAGAGCAGTGCAGCTGTATGGGTCATGGGTCACTCTAAAACAGTGATCCAGGCCTTTATCAGAGCTCTGTCAGATTCCTGTAACTCTTTGTACATTGGTGAGTGCTCCCTGTCTCGTTTCAAGCTGGTGCAACTGCTGGCTTTTAACTGGAACACAGAAGAGACAGCACATTACTTCTCTtttatcttcactgctctgagttcattttaaaatgaagccTGTGCTTCCTTATTGaagttcaataaggaagatctgtaatcaCTCATCTGCCTGCTTTCCTGGGTGTTCAGCTGCTAGTCTGTTCTTCACATCACTACCACTTTCCCACGCTATCAATCTCAATAAAGACACCATTACTGCAGTCCAATCCTCTTCTTGCCTGCCTTCTTTCAGCCAATCAGCCTCCACTCCGTGCGTGGAGGTGTCGAGGGAATAAGCCTTTTGCAGGTGCAGCTCTCAAACTGTGGAGTTTGTTGCCACTACACATCGGACCGCCCTCTTCACTGGCCATTTTTAAATTTGCTGCTAAGACGCACCTCCTCTGCTTGGCTTCGAGccaatttttttcttcatttattaaatattttattataatgtatttttattcttatgTTTAGCACTTCAGACAGTGGtggctgtttttaaagtgctttatagaCAAAGTTGGCTTGTCAACCAGATAAAGACGAAAGAGTGTTTCCTCTTCTGGGAAACACTATGCGAGTGAAGTTTACTTCCAGCACCCGCCTATTCTTGACCGTCATTTTGATCTCAGCAACAACAATGTAAAGCTTCATGGTCATATCCTTAATGCTATCATGTTGACATGTGTCCTAAAATGTCCAAACATATACACACAACCCAAAGAAACTGCCTTCGCCGTAACTTTGCAGTAACGCCAAGTGCAGCAGGTGTTTCTAGGACCAGACACCACAACAGTCTGACAGATTTGCgaagcaaagggaaaaaaaacattacagccACATTCTCAAGGCTGGCAATGAGAAAGAAAAGTAGTGTGGACACAAACTGACATGATGGGTGGAGACTGGAAATCATCCTGGCTCATTCGTTCTGACTGCCGCAGACGCAGAATCTCTGAATAGTTGAGGCCTCGCAGTTTAGTCTTCAGCTGGTCTATAGACGACGGTTTCATGGCCAGAGCTCTGGTGATCTGCTCACGGACCACCTGCATCACCTGGTGAGGGTTTAAccaaacatacacacaaaagaCGAGTAAGAAAAGATGACACACTCTCCTGAATGCTAACATGGGTACAGTACACTGTAGAGTAGTAACACTGGCTTTTAATGAACCCTCATTCCCCGGAGAAGAAGCTAAAACTGCTGACTGAAATATGTTTAAAAGGTATTAATATTTAAACCACTCTATACGCAAACCAGCTTTGTGTATCCCTGTTCATTTCATTAAATGTCTTTCGAGGTAGTAACTGTCATGCATTATTTAATAAACCGAAAACCTTTCAACTGTTTGCTCCAGTGAGCTGCTCAGTCACACATTGCAGAACACAGCAGCTACAGTAATGTGTGTCAGTGTTACGCCTGATATTCCTCACAGTGATACCTGTCAAACACAGTCTGCTCTGGATGGTGTGTATTTGGTAATGATGAGCACCTACTGTACTCAACATCACTGCACTTGGTATGACATTTGAGGCGATTTGTTAAATCATCATTTTAGTTAGGTTATGTCAGTGTGGTGACTTTTCCATAATTAGCACTTAATTATTTCAGATTACCACTCGAAAATTAGCTAATGAAGGAAAGTGCAGCTGTGGCTCATAGACAAACATTTTTAGCCGACATATTGTACAAAGTAAAGTTCTTGACCTAAtgatgcagagaaaaaaaactgagttaAGGAACTGCCAAAATGATTGGCCGACAGAGAGGAATTAATGTGTTCTTCTGAAAAAAGAGAACGTCGTCGACCAAAGTCAAAAATATTCACTGTTTGGGTGAATCTGATTACAAAAATCAAAGCACACATTTCTGAACAATTTCTGTTTTTGAGACAAACCAAGTAGTTAGCATCCACACCAACCGCATGGATGAGAGCAGCATCAGCAGCCGAAACCCGTGATCGACTGGTGGCCTGTATGAAAATGACCTGCTCTAACACTTTCCCATCTACCTCTACTGATACTAtcaaatgaagacaaaacacacagatatTCTGCTTCTTCTTTATTTCCCTCCATTGCTGAGCATTTCCAGCTTGAATGCAGTGCACCAGCACTTTGAAGTGACATTGTTCAAAACACAAACTCACTCAGTAGGGTTGACAACCAACACAATATTAATTGTATTATATAACAAGACTGTGGTCAAGCTACAACATTTTTATTATCGTAGAGagcaatacaaaaaacacattaatattcTTATCTAACAacttaatttatttgaatacgCATGACTGAATTAATCCAGTATTGTAACTTGAAGCTGTGTCGTGTAGAGCAGTGTAGAGTAACAGTGCAGAGCCCAAGGTGCATGATTACAGGTGAGGACGAGAGAGTGTGGAGTTAATCTACTTCAAAGAAAGTTTTACCATGAAAATAATCAGTCTAAAGGGACTGGAAAGAGatcatatttctcccatattagTTTGCCTTCATTTTCACATGATCAGATCAAATGATCAGACACCGTAATGTCTTAAAGACTTTACAATAACATATTAGCCAAAAGAAAGCACTCTGCTCTTAGAGCTCAGATTTAGTTGTGTCGCTTTGAGTTTCTAGCAGTAGAATGGGAAAGAaatagaatgggaggcagagccttcaccTTCAcagtggaaccagctcccagtttgggcTCAGGGGTCACACACTCTCTCTACTCCACAATATAGATAAATAAAGTTACGTAAATATaattaaacatgtattttaaaCTAAACCCAGAGAATTCCATTTCCAATTATTCCCAGGAACTTCAAACAATCCGACTATATTATCTGTGTTTAATTAGTACTATacaaattaaacacagtttAATTACACACAATTAACTATACTAATAGTACTTTTACTTCACAGAGTTAGTATTTTTTAAGGTAGTATTTTGGGTTTGTAATGGCTGTCATATAAGTCATGGCTCTACGAAGAGGCTTGCACCATTGCACCATCCATCTATAaaccaatcaatcaatcacaTGGTCTAACATGTGGCAGTATGGTTTATACTATTTCAAATGATATAAAAGCTTGTCTAGGGTGGAAATGTTGACATGTAGATGTGTTGTGTATGTTCATATCTGACCTTGTTGAAGTCCTCAGCTGTGGCTCTCATCTCCTTCCAGGTTTTATTAAGCAGCTGGatgcagacacagaagaacTCCTCCCATGCCCGGTCATGGGTGAAGAACATGGGGTGATAATCGTTGCAGCCCTCATTAGCTacacaaaagaaaagatttctaaatgaaaaacatgaagcatgAGACAGACACGCTTCTTCCATCTCACACCATTTTGCAATCGAGGAGTAAGTTCAATATCaaatttaacaaaaatgtaaaaaaacattaaGGGATAGAGTGACACTGAAATACAACAGCAACATATGCAAAGCTGCTTACGCAGTTCTCCAACTTGGAGTATCTCGCAGAGCATTCGAGTAAGTTCGATGGCACATCGGCCAAAAGGACACTCGTGTTTATCCTCTCGGCTGCTGTTCTCCAGAACAATCTGTCATGAGTAGGGAAACGTGTTAACGTGTTGTGGAAGACTTTGCTGGCTCTGTAAACTCGGCAAAGTCATGCATGAGACCAGCGCTGACCCTGATGTACGTGTCCTGGTGAACTTTGGCTAGATACAGCATGTTGTCCAGAGCCAGCATCCCTGGTGGCGTCTGGGTAAAGTCCATAGCTGGGTTCACGTGGTTCTGCATTTTAAATAGAGATAATGTGagtgaagagacagaaagaatcTCACCAAACTGGATCGATTTCAACCTCCAAATTATTCCAGAAGAAACTGAAATCTCGAGCAGAGACTCACAGTGAAGCCCAGCATCTTATAGTCCTTGGTGTACATggcctttcttttctctgtgcCAGTGGGGTCGTTTTCTCCATCGAAGGCAATTCTGCGTAGCTCAAAAATGATGTCTCTCTGAGCCTGTGAGAGAAAAACCAACATGTTTGGAGCATATTAGCATAAACAGGAACACACAGCTGCAAAGGACTGAaatgaaaaaggcaaaaaggtTAGGTCAATCGGCAGAGAGCGAATGGCTGTAAACAagcagtgggaaaaaaaatacaggaaaactTTAATTTTCTGGTGCACTTGTTACACTTAAAGCAGCTCTGACAGTGTAAACGTCACTGGTAGCAGGCTGTCTCTAATTACACTTTTTCAGGATCCAGCTATTTCCATTCAGCTGAACATGTTGCTTCTTTAAACATGCTCCAGACGATTAGATTACTTTACATTCAAATCACACAAACCACTGCATAGCAACATGGAAATAAGCACAAAATTCATTATTCCACTTTTTTACCTGGTCATTAGGATCCATTTTTGTCATCATTCGTTCTTCCAAAAGGTTAAAAGTCAACACCTGCAGCACATATAACTGATGTGCCATTTCTGCTTTGATTGGTCGATTTCCTCTGATGACGTGCTGGAAAAGAGGAGCACAGGGATTTGAGCTGAGCCTTTATGATGGCTGAAAATTTGTGAACAAGCAGCATATAATATGAATCAGTACAAACCAAAGCTACTGATGGAATATAACAAAAAGGACCAAATgaattgtattatttttctaaTTAGAAGCAAGATAAGCATTTTTCTGACATACACCATGATTACAATTTGTctgaaataacaataaaaaataaaatagcacAGACATTTATCTCGTAGATAACCAGGTCACACTAACAGTGCATGAAAGAGCACAATGGTGGAGCTCTAGGACATTTCCTTATTCCAGGAGGCTTGAGTGCAGCACTTCCTAACTTGCAGCCATTTGCAGCCAGTTCAGCCAAATGCCaaaaggaatcattttcagagGAGATTTTGTTCCACTTCATAGACTTGGCCCCATATCACATTTGCTGGTTCTGTGTCACAGCCCTGCAAGTGAGTAAAGCTTTCCATTTTCCAAATTGTGACCAGCTCTTTGTTCAAGGGTCGAAACCATCACCAAACGCCAACACAGGAAAGTCTCAAAGGAGGATATCGGCCCAGTTCATTGCAGAGACATTTTTATTAGTGATCATAAATATCTTTTATTTGATCTCTCTTTTACCTGTGACACTCTACCCTCTGTTTATATGAAGCATTCACGATTAATTAACGACTCTGTGGTAGAAGAATTTATGGAATTGTTTGATAACAATTTATCTGAAACAGACGATATAGGTGGCCTCCTTCAACTCGCAAAGTGGCTCCTCTTAAAATCAGGAAAGGCAGCACTGCTAAATGCCCGCGCTGGTTCACAGAAGGTATCCGCAGCTTTAGGCGAATGTGCCGTAAAACTGAGCGCCTGTGGAAAATCACAAAACTTGAGGTTCATAAGCTCCACTTAAAAGAACTATTATCTACCTTTAATGACATGGTGAAAGACTCAAGAGCCACTTATTTCTCCCAACTACTTGCAGTAGGAAAAAGAAATCCTAAAGTTGTCTTTGATACAGTGAGTAGCATCGTCTCCCCCCAATGCCATGTACACCTGTCTTTTCAGATAAGGACTGTagtgaatttttaaaattttttcaAGATAAGATCAGTTGCCTAAGAGGTAACATAACTCCCTTAGGTAACCCCACCAACCATGATCTTCCACACTCCATAATTATGGAATCTTTCCTCCCAGTTTCTTTAAAAGATCTATCGGAAATACTGACCCAATTGAAACCCTCAACGAGTTCAGCTGATGTCTTACCTActcatttattttgtaaagttTTTGATACCATCGGGCCCTCTGTAGTCACGCTGATAAACTGTTCCTTGCTATCTGGCTTTGTCCCCAGGTGCTTTAAACAGGGGGTTAATCAACCTTTGCTGAAAAAGCCTAACCTGGATCCAACACTTCAGTCAAGCTTCAGGCCCATCTCAAAACTTCCTTTTATCTCTAAAATCTTAGAAAAAGTCGTTTGGCTACAAGTAAAGAAAGCGCTGGAGAAGCATAATATTCTTGCTAAATTTCAGTCGGGTTTTAGAAAGTTACACTCTACAGAAACTGCTCTCCTGAAAGTCACAAATGACCTTTTGATGGCTGCAGACAGGGGTGATTGCTCAGTCCTAGTTCTTCTGGACCTTAGCTCAGCCTTTGATACCGTTGACCATCAGATCTTAATCCATCGCTTAAATCTCATGGTAGAGATATCTGGATCTGTCCTAAAGTGGTTCACCTCATTTCTGGAGGATAGAACGCTTTTAGTTTCAGTGGGAAACTTCCGATCAGATGCGGCTAAGTTTCTATGTGGAGTCCCACAAGGTTCGGTTTTAAGCCCCCTGTTATTTTCACTATATATTCTTCCTTTAGGCCGGATCATTAGCGGTTTCAAAAATATTTCCTACCATCTGTATGCAGACGACATCCAATTATACATCTCCTTTAAACCTTGGGAATTAGACAAGCTATCCACTCTTAGGGACTGTCTTAAGGAAATTAATGTTTGGATGTCAAACAACTTTTTGCAGCTGAACGCAGACAAGACTGAGTGCTTAATCCTTGCTCCAGAGAATATCAAGCCCCAAATTAGTCAACATCTGGGTGCCTTTTCATCCTCGATAAAAACTACTGCTCGGAATCTTGGGATAATTTTCGATCAATCTTTGTCTTTTGACGCTCATATTAAATCTGTGACCCGCTcttgcttttttcatttaagaaatATTGCCAAACTCAGGACTATTGTCTCCACAACTGAACTGGAGATGCTTGTCCACACCTTCATTTCCTCCCGGCTAGACTATTGTAATGCACTCTTCTCCTGTGTATCTAAGGCTTCACTGAATCGGCTCCAAGcggttcaaaatgctgcagcaaggcttTTAACCCACAGTTATAAATTTTCCCACATCACTCCTATACTAAAATCCTTGCACTGGCTTCCAGTTGGGTATAGATATAAGTTTAAAATCCTCACCTTTACGTTTATGTCTCTACAAGGTGATGCCCCCACCTATATCACGGAGCTTCTCCAACCCTACTCTCCAAAGCGGACTCTTAGATTCACTGATAGTGGTCTTCTATCTATACCACGGACCCGTTTGAAAACGAAGGGGGATCACGCTTTTCAAACCCTGGCTCCAATACTGTGGAACGGTTTACCCCCCTGCTACGCACCATCGACACTgtggcttcttttaaaaaacagcttaaaacacatctgtttagaCAGGCATTTGGGTAATGTTCGTGTGTAATATGTTGTTTTATACTACATTTATACTGTACTATTGCTTTGTTTGATATGCTTTTATACTTCCTTTATATTGCTATATTGTTGTTTGACATGCCTTCATTcccatgtgaagcactttgtaacagcTTCTTGTCTTAAAAagttctatataaataaattttacttacttacttacttacttactagaTGAACGCAAGTATTGTATATCACCAAGGTTTTTGGGAGTTTTATTGGAAGTAGTTCCTGACACTTTCAATGGGAATTGTTTAAAGTACTTGGAAAGCTTAACAGCCATCAAATGAAAGCTCTGCTACGTTTTAGTGTCTGAGTTTCAGACTTGATACTCACATTGAGGATGATGGAGCGCAGGTGTTTCTGAGCCAAAGAGCTTGCCATTTCCTGAGGGTAAAGACACACATTACTCCAATCCACAAAAATCAATTTAGGAAAGATGATTTACTCCAAACTAAAATCGCACCCAATGATAATTTTACTGACATCGACCTACGGATATATGAGAATTTTGAAGAAATAATCTAAAGCTAGATTTTGATCTATGGTTTAAACTATTTGCCTTTCACGCCTTCTGTAAAATATGTCTCACAGTCGGTGACGAGTCTGTCTACTGGTGCAGCAAGCTATGGTTCTGGCTTGATTTGAAAGTTTATGCAGCGGCTTTCCATGACACAGAAAGGATCAGACAGTGAAAGAGAGGTGGAAAAGATGATATGAGCTAAAGAGGGATGTGTACTCACAGTGAGGTGCTGCTCCAGCGGGTTAGTATACTCCTCCTACGGGTTGAAGAGTGGGAGGAGCAGTGTGGGTGTAACAGTAATGGAAATAAAACGTGCACGCACATGGACCATGAGATACATCACCGGCACAGCATGCA from the Oreochromis aureus strain Israel breed Guangdong linkage group 5, ZZ_aureus, whole genome shotgun sequence genome contains:
- the elmo2 gene encoding engulfment and cell motility protein 2 isoform X3, whose translation is MPPPSDIVKVAIEWPGANAQLIEMDQKRPLSSIIREVCDGWSLSGSEQFALRYADGPQLYITEQSRGDIKNGTILRLAISPTRAARQLLERIQSHGIDARLEALKELAKLSADPTFAAEFINMEGIGTLARLVESGTHFGEMLAFTLTAFLELMDHGIVSWDLISLSFIKQIAGYVNQPMVDVSILQRSLAILESMVLNSHSLYHRVAQEITVGQLIGHLQVSNQEIQTYAIALINALFLKAPEDRRQEMASSLAQKHLRSIILNHVIRGNRPIKAEMAHQLYVLQVLTFNLLEERMMTKMDPNDQAQRDIIFELRRIAFDGENDPTGTEKRKAMYTKDYKMLGFTNHVNPAMDFTQTPPGMLALDNMLYLAKVHQDTYIRIVLENSSREDKHECPFGRCAIELTRMLCEILQVGELPNEGCNDYHPMFFTHDRAWEEFFCVCIQLLNKTWKEMRATAEDFNKVMQVVREQITRALAMKPSSIDQLKTKLRGLNYSEILRLRQSERMSQDDFQSPPIIELRERIQPEILELIKQQRLNRLCEGSCFRKLGNRRRQEKFWFCRLSLNHKVLHYGDLDESPQGEVPFELLSDKIPVSDIKSVVTGKDCPHMKEKSALKQNKEVLELAFSVLYDPDETLNFVAPNKYEYCIWTDGLCALLGREMGSDLTRSDLDTLISMEMKLRLLDLENITIPEAPPPVPKEPSSYNFTYNYS
- the elmo2 gene encoding engulfment and cell motility protein 2 isoform X1 — translated: MPPPSDIVKVAIEWPGANAQLIEMDQKRPLSSIIREVCDGWSLSGSEQFALRYADGPQLYITEQSRGDIKNGTILRLAISPTRAARQLLERIQSHGIDARLEALKELAKLSADPTFAAEFINMEGIGTLARLVESGTHFGEMLAFTLTAFLELMDHGIVSWDLISLSFIKQIAGYVNQPMVDVSILQRSLAILESMVLNSHSLYHRVAQEITVGQLIGHLQVSNQEIQTYAIALINALFLKAPEDRRQEEYTNPLEQHLTEMASSLAQKHLRSIILNHVIRGNRPIKAEMAHQLYVLQVLTFNLLEERMMTKMDPNDQAQRDIIFELRRIAFDGENDPTGTEKRKAMYTKDYKMLGFTNHVNPAMDFTQTPPGMLALDNMLYLAKVHQDTYIRIVLENSSREDKHECPFGRCAIELTRMLCEILQVGELPNEGCNDYHPMFFTHDRAWEEFFCVCIQLLNKTWKEMRATAEDFNKVMQVVREQITRALAMKPSSIDQLKTKLRGLNYSEILRLRQSERMSQDDFQSPPIIELRERIQPEILELIKQQRLNRLCEGSCFRKLGNRRRQEKFWFCRLSLNHKVLHYGDLDESPQGEVPFELLSDKIPVSDIKSVVTGKDCPHMKEKSALKQNKEVLELAFSVLYDPDETLNFVAPNKYEYCIWTDGLCALLGREMGSDLTRSDLDTLISMEMKLRLLDLENITIPEAPPPVPKEPSSYNFTYNYS
- the elmo2 gene encoding engulfment and cell motility protein 2 isoform X5 translates to MPPPSDIVKVAIEWPGANAQLIEMDQKRPLSSIIREVCDGWSLSGSEQFALRYADGPQLYITEQSRGDIKNGTILRLAISPTRAARQLLERIQSHGIDARLEALKELAKLSADPTFAAEFINMEGIGTLARLVESGTHFGEMLAFTLTAFLELMDHGIVSWDLISLSFIKQIAGYVNQPMVDVSILQRSLAILESMVLNSHSLYHRVAQEITVGQLIGHLQVSNQEIQTYAIALINALFLKAPEDRRQEEYTNPLEQHLTEMASSLAQKHLRSIILNHVIRGNRPIKAEMAHQLYVLQVLTFNLLEERMMTKMDPNDQAQRDIIFELRRIAFDGENDPTGTEKRKAMYTKDYKMLGFTNHVNPAMDFTQTPPGMLALDNMLYLAKVHQDTYIRIVLENSSREDKHECPFGRCAIELTRMLCEILQVGELPNEGCNDYHPMFFTHDRAWEEFFCVCIQLLNKTWKEMRATAEDFNKVMQVVREQITRALAMKPSSIDQLKTKLRGLNYSEILRLRQSERMSQDDFQSPPIIELRERIQPEILELIKQQRLNRLCEGSCFRKLGNRRRQEKFWFCRLSLNHKVLHYGDLDESPQGEVPFELLSDKIPVSDIKSVVTGKDCPHMKEKSALKQNKEVLELAFSVLYDPDETLNFVAPNKYERQQAAE